The proteins below come from a single Pieris brassicae chromosome 1, ilPieBrab1.1, whole genome shotgun sequence genomic window:
- the LOC123708963 gene encoding U8-agatoxin-Ao1a-like isoform X3, producing the protein MPRTGAILLVLTATMLAQHCANSSYIDPGDDDIEVSGPDYGDDPNDMQVLQDVGKRSSLIYVFRRACIRRGGNCDHRPGDCCHSSSCRCNLWGSNCRCQRMGLFQKWG; encoded by the exons ATGCCGCGCACCGGCGCCATTCTGCTGGTGCTAACGGCGACAATGCTGGCCCAGCATTGCGCCAATTCATCCTACATTGATCCAG gtGACGATGACATCGAAGTGAGCGGCCCGGATTATGGAGACGACCCTAACGACATGCAAGTTCTTCAAGATGTTGGCAA ACGTTCGTCGCTGATCTACGTTTTCAGGCGTGCGTGTATCCGACGCGGTGGGAACTGTGACCATCGTCCCGGTGACTGCTGCCACTCTTCCTCCTGTCGCTGCAATCTGTGGGGCTCCAACTGTCGCTGTCAGCGTATGGGCCTCTTCCAGAAGTGGGGCTAG